The DNA region GCCTCTGCGGCCTGCACGGCGGATTTCGTCAGGATGGAGGCAATGCCCCGCCCGCCCACGGGCGATGGCACACCGGTGTGCGTGATCGTCATCACGTTGCCGGCGAGGCGGTACTCCACCTCGCAGGTGTGACCGTCCACCACGGTCGTGAACACCTGGTTTTCGGTGTCATGCGTAATTTCCAGCGGTTTCGCGTTGTCGCTCATCGGTCATCTCCATCAGAAGGACAGCCGCACCTTCGCATTCTCTGGATGGGCGGGCCGTTAAGGTCAGGCGATCATCCCCCCACCGAAGGAGAATCTCCATGCAGA from Luteibacter mycovicinus includes:
- a CDS encoding GNAT family N-acetyltransferase, translating into MSDNAKPLEITHDTENQVFTTVVDGHTCEVEYRLAGNVMTITHTGVPSPVGGRGIASILTKSAVQAAEARGWKVQPACSYAATWFKRNPEFSHLLA